One Rhizobium sp. NRK18 genomic window carries:
- the clpS gene encoding ATP-dependent Clp protease adapter ClpS, with product MIAEPILMQQDDDGRGDGAGRGTSVITKTKPKTKKPSLYRVLLLNDDYTPMEFVIHILERFFQKDRESATIIMLHVHNHGVGECGVFTYEIAETKVSQVMDFARQHQHPLQCVMEKK from the coding sequence ATGATCGCTGAGCCGATCCTTATGCAACAAGATGACGATGGCCGCGGCGACGGCGCGGGGCGCGGGACCTCTGTCATCACCAAGACGAAACCGAAGACCAAGAAACCCAGTCTGTATCGCGTTCTTCTCCTCAATGACGACTACACTCCCATGGAGTTCGTCATCCACATTCTCGAACGGTTCTTCCAGAAGGACCGGGAGAGCGCGACCATCATCATGCTTCATGTCCACAATCACGGAGTTGGAGAATGCGGTGTCTTTACCTACGAAATCGCTGAGACCAAAGTCAGTCAGGTGATGGACTTCGCCCGCCAGCACCAGCATCCGCTGCAATGTGTCATGGAAAAGAAGTGA
- a CDS encoding phasin family protein — protein sequence MYNFEEASLKGKEAMDAMLKTYSDITKGFQGIAAEAADYSKKSFQDGVAHMEALAGTRSIEAAMELQTSFLKSSYEGFVAQSTKMSEMYADLAKTAYKPYEGAVAKAEEYVAA from the coding sequence ATGTATAATTTCGAGGAAGCAAGCCTGAAGGGCAAGGAAGCCATGGATGCGATGCTGAAGACCTATTCGGACATCACAAAGGGCTTTCAGGGTATCGCTGCCGAAGCTGCCGATTATTCCAAGAAGTCCTTCCAGGATGGCGTTGCCCATATGGAAGCGCTCGCCGGCACCCGCAGCATCGAAGCTGCGATGGAGCTGCAGACCAGCTTCCTGAAGTCCTCCTACGAAGGCTTCGTCGCTCAGTCGACCAAGATGAGCGAAATGTATGCCGACCTCGCCAAGACGGCCTACAAGCCGTACGAAGGCGCAGTTGCCAAGGCTGAGGAATACGTCGCGGCCTGA
- a CDS encoding DUF3126 family protein: MKPEEIKKLDAYFKSNFNPTMVVKARPRKDDSAEVYLGEEFLGVVFRDDEDGDLSYNFSMAILDIDL, translated from the coding sequence GTGAAACCTGAAGAGATCAAGAAGCTCGACGCCTATTTCAAGAGCAATTTCAATCCGACCATGGTCGTCAAGGCGCGTCCACGCAAGGACGACTCGGCGGAAGTCTATCTCGGCGAAGAGTTCCTCGGCGTCGTCTTCCGCGACGACGAGGACGGCGATCTCTCCTACAATTTCTCGATGGCGATCCTCGACATCGATCTCTGA
- the cysE gene encoding serine O-acetyltransferase codes for MVAQHDARRAEQVKSMDPIWDSMRQEASAAALSDPVLTAFLYSTVLNHKSLEDCVIYRICERLDHPDLQATLLRQTFEEMLAEEPEWSSTLRVDIQAVYDRDPACTRFLEPVLYFKGFHAIQTHRLAHWLWHKGRRDFALYLQSRSSSVFQTDINPAARMGKGIFLDHATGLVVGSTAVIGDNVSILQDVTLGGTGKESGDRHPKIGNGVLIGAGAKVLGNIEIGCCSRIASGSVVLKPVPPSSTVAGVPAKVVGEAGCSEPSRSMDQTHLPGD; via the coding sequence ATGGTCGCACAACACGACGCCCGCAGGGCCGAACAGGTCAAGTCGATGGACCCGATCTGGGATAGCATGCGCCAGGAGGCCAGCGCCGCCGCGCTCAGCGATCCGGTCCTGACGGCTTTCCTGTATTCGACGGTTCTCAATCACAAGAGCCTCGAAGATTGCGTCATCTATCGCATCTGCGAGCGGCTCGATCATCCCGACCTGCAGGCGACGCTTCTGCGCCAGACGTTTGAAGAAATGCTCGCCGAGGAACCGGAGTGGAGCAGCACCCTGCGCGTCGACATCCAGGCCGTCTATGACCGCGACCCGGCCTGCACGCGCTTCCTCGAGCCGGTGCTCTACTTCAAGGGTTTCCATGCCATCCAGACGCATCGGTTGGCCCATTGGCTCTGGCACAAGGGACGCCGTGACTTCGCGCTCTATCTGCAGTCACGCTCGTCCAGCGTCTTCCAGACGGACATCAATCCGGCCGCACGGATGGGCAAGGGCATCTTCCTCGATCACGCGACGGGACTGGTTGTCGGTTCGACTGCCGTCATCGGCGACAACGTGTCGATCCTGCAGGACGTCACCCTTGGCGGCACCGGCAAGGAAAGCGGCGACCGTCATCCGAAGATCGGCAACGGCGTGTTGATCGGTGCCGGCGCCAAGGTGCTGGGGAATATCGAAATCGGTTGCTGCTCGCGTATCGCATCGGGCTCGGTGGTGCTGAAGCCGGTGCCGCCAAGCTCGACCGTTGCCGGCGTGCCGGCCAAGGTCGTGGGCGAGGCCGGCTGCTCGGAGCCGTCGCGGTCCATGGACCAGACACATCTGCCTGGCGACTGA
- a CDS encoding alpha/beta fold hydrolase, with the protein MNLNAPSFSSFVHDGLNIAYFDEGDASGEPILLIHGFASTATVNWVHPGWLKTLGDAGYRVIALDNRGHGRSDKPHDPAVYHPEMMAGDALALLDHLGIHQAHVMGYSMGARISAFLALSDPHRLRSVIFGGLGMGMCDGVGDWDPIADALLAASIDDVTHERGRMFRAFADQTKSDRLALAACIATSRDLVSREKIAKLDLPVLIGVGTKDDIAGSAQELADLIPNAVALDIPGRDHMLAVGDKVFKKAVLEFLERVSGQ; encoded by the coding sequence ATGAACCTCAATGCGCCGAGCTTTTCGTCCTTCGTCCATGACGGCCTGAATATCGCCTATTTCGATGAAGGCGACGCGAGTGGGGAGCCGATCCTGCTGATCCACGGCTTCGCCTCGACCGCAACGGTCAACTGGGTGCATCCCGGCTGGCTGAAGACGCTGGGCGATGCCGGCTACCGGGTGATCGCGCTCGACAATCGCGGCCATGGCCGGAGCGACAAGCCGCATGATCCCGCCGTCTATCATCCGGAGATGATGGCCGGTGATGCGCTGGCGCTCCTCGATCATCTCGGCATTCACCAAGCGCATGTCATGGGCTATTCCATGGGCGCGCGGATTTCGGCCTTCCTGGCGCTTTCCGATCCGCATCGGTTGCGGTCCGTCATCTTCGGCGGTCTCGGCATGGGCATGTGCGACGGGGTTGGGGACTGGGACCCGATCGCCGACGCCCTGCTTGCCGCCTCAATCGACGACGTCACGCATGAACGCGGCCGCATGTTCCGCGCCTTCGCCGACCAGACGAAGAGCGACCGTCTGGCGCTTGCCGCCTGCATCGCCACCTCGCGGGATCTCGTCTCCCGCGAGAAGATCGCCAAGCTCGATCTGCCGGTGCTGATCGGCGTCGGGACAAAGGACGATATCGCCGGTTCGGCGCAGGAACTCGCCGACCTGATCCCCAATGCCGTGGCGCTCGACATTCCCGGCCGTGACCATATGCTGGCCGTTGGTGACAAGGTGTTCAAGAAGGCCGTTCTGGAGTTTCTGGAGCGCGTCTCCGGTCAGTGA